A single region of the Lujinxingia litoralis genome encodes:
- a CDS encoding integrase core domain-containing protein produces the protein PRVSDDNPYSEALFRTLKYRPEYPQKPFKTREEAQAWVDGFSDWYNDEHLHSAIGFVTPSARHHGHDTAQLAARRRVYEAAKRRHPQRWTGAVRCWESPAEVYLNPSKLTRSRLEMEGCA, from the coding sequence CCCCCGTGTCAGCGACGACAACCCCTACTCCGAGGCGCTTTTTCGCACACTTAAATACCGGCCGGAGTACCCCCAGAAGCCTTTTAAAACACGCGAAGAAGCGCAGGCCTGGGTCGACGGATTCAGCGACTGGTACAACGACGAGCACCTCCACAGCGCCATCGGCTTTGTCACCCCGAGCGCGCGGCATCACGGCCACGACACAGCCCAACTCGCCGCGCGCCGTCGTGTCTACGAGGCCGCGAAACGCCGCCATCCCCAGCGTTGGACCGGTGCAGTCCGCTGTTGGGAGTCCCCGGCTGAGGTGTATCTGAACCCCTCAAAACTCACGCGCTCCAGGCTCGAGATGGAGGGCTGTGCGTAG
- the parS gene encoding type II RES/Xre toxin-antitoxin system antitoxin, translated as MSSAPLVEDILNLEPDETMEAHILQGFHYRTIEALQNYLNLSQVEMANALGVSRQTLIRNLKAKKHHLSAQLSDQLYRVARITRRAVEVFDQRDAAARWLKHPNPALGSRPPLHLLKTDAGAEKVAELLGRIEFGVYS; from the coding sequence ATGTCCAGCGCACCTCTGGTCGAAGACATCCTCAACCTCGAGCCCGACGAGACCATGGAGGCCCACATCCTCCAGGGCTTTCACTACCGCACCATCGAGGCGCTGCAGAACTACCTCAATCTCAGCCAGGTCGAGATGGCGAACGCCCTGGGCGTGAGCCGCCAGACCCTGATCCGCAACCTCAAGGCCAAAAAGCACCACCTCTCCGCGCAGCTCTCCGACCAGCTCTACCGCGTCGCCCGCATCACGCGCCGGGCCGTGGAGGTCTTTGACCAGCGCGACGCCGCGGCCCGCTGGCTCAAGCACCCCAACCCCGCCCTGGGGAGTCGTCCCCCACTCCACCTTTTAAAAACCGACGCCGGCGCCGAGAAGGTCGCCGAGCTTCTCGGCCGCATTGAGTTCGGGGTCTACAGCTGA
- a CDS encoding RES family NAD+ phosphorylase, which yields MHAFRLTDAKYASTAFDGEGARRFGGRWNHRGSAVAYTSESLALATLEQLVHVAAGIPLNNRVAIRVDIPPELPIRTILPDQLPEDWRRVDGLRALKTLGSEWLLSQESALLRVPSVIIPSEFNLLINPAHPDLERLHFHPPEPFEFDPRLLS from the coding sequence ATGCACGCCTTTCGTCTGACCGACGCCAAATACGCCTCCACCGCCTTTGACGGCGAGGGCGCTCGCCGCTTTGGCGGCCGCTGGAACCACCGGGGTTCGGCGGTGGCCTACACCTCTGAGAGCCTCGCGCTGGCCACCCTGGAGCAGCTTGTGCACGTGGCCGCGGGCATCCCCCTGAACAACCGGGTGGCCATCCGGGTCGACATTCCCCCCGAGCTCCCCATCCGCACGATCCTCCCGGACCAGCTCCCCGAAGACTGGCGACGCGTCGACGGGTTGCGCGCGCTCAAGACCCTGGGCTCCGAGTGGCTCTTGAGCCAGGAGTCCGCCCTCTTGCGTGTGCCCTCGGTGATCATTCCCTCGGAGTTCAACCTGCTCATCAACCCGGCCCACCCCGATCTGGAGCGCCTGCACTTCCATCCTCCGGAGCCCTTTGAGTTCGACCCGCGTCTCCTCAGTTAG
- a CDS encoding L-lactate permease — protein MLWWLEALLAASPILLILVAMVVFKRSATTAGAFGLLLTLALTLLHFGFPSLASAPLTYGLVGSLAEATFTAGTILWIILGALCIHRLQMQTGAIETLRDQLGRLTDDPRLLAILIAWFFALFLEGAAGFGTPVALAAPFLVGFGFKPVQAVTITLLGHAVGVSFGAVGTPVLVQIAASGFSGLDIARVTSDVHALVGGAMLALVLWRVHRRGPPHDAHPVSRRALLGWFLLAATGFLVPMWLIAHVIGPELPTMAGAVVGGAGFIAALKLSGRRLPPTSPATTDDEPQTSPALPLGRALSPYLVVIALVLLTRLIGPLESLLRSVAVSWQLFENFEGRFEPLFHPGTLLILGFLIGARLQRTSAREAGRAALGALKMVAPVTLALVAMLSISRLMVHAEMIDALAEAAARTGAAWPLFAPVVGTLGTFVTGSATASNILFTDFQLATAERLGLDPLRLIGAQGVGAAVGNTIAPHNIIAGCATVGIATHEGEVLRRTLGACALYLLLGGLLVLYLSG, from the coding sequence ATGCTCTGGTGGCTCGAAGCACTTTTGGCGGCATCACCCATCCTGCTGATCCTGGTGGCGATGGTCGTCTTCAAACGCTCGGCGACCACCGCCGGCGCCTTCGGGCTGCTCCTCACCCTCGCGCTCACCCTCCTGCACTTCGGCTTCCCCTCCCTCGCCAGCGCCCCGCTGACCTACGGGCTGGTGGGCTCCCTGGCCGAGGCCACCTTCACCGCCGGCACCATCCTGTGGATCATCCTCGGCGCGCTCTGCATCCACCGGCTGCAGATGCAGACCGGAGCCATCGAGACGCTGCGCGACCAGCTGGGCCGACTCACCGACGATCCGCGCCTGCTGGCCATCCTCATCGCCTGGTTTTTTGCGCTCTTTCTGGAGGGCGCCGCCGGCTTTGGCACCCCGGTCGCCCTGGCCGCGCCCTTTCTCGTGGGCTTTGGCTTTAAGCCGGTTCAGGCCGTCACCATCACGTTACTCGGCCACGCCGTCGGGGTGTCTTTTGGCGCGGTCGGCACGCCCGTCCTGGTGCAGATCGCCGCCAGCGGCTTCAGCGGGCTCGACATCGCCCGGGTCACCTCAGACGTTCACGCGCTGGTGGGCGGCGCGATGCTGGCCCTGGTGCTCTGGCGCGTTCACCGCCGCGGCCCGCCCCACGATGCGCACCCGGTCAGCCGCCGCGCACTGCTCGGCTGGTTTCTGCTCGCGGCCACCGGGTTTCTTGTGCCCATGTGGCTCATCGCCCACGTCATCGGCCCGGAGCTACCAACCATGGCCGGCGCCGTGGTCGGCGGCGCCGGCTTTATCGCCGCCCTCAAACTCAGCGGCCGCCGCCTCCCCCCCACCTCGCCAGCCACCACAGACGATGAACCCCAGACCAGCCCGGCACTGCCCCTGGGCCGGGCCCTCTCGCCATACCTCGTCGTCATCGCCCTGGTCCTTCTTACCCGGCTCATAGGCCCGCTTGAGTCACTGCTGCGCTCGGTCGCTGTGTCCTGGCAGCTCTTCGAGAATTTTGAGGGGCGTTTTGAGCCCCTCTTTCACCCGGGCACCCTCCTCATCCTGGGGTTTCTCATCGGCGCGCGCCTTCAGCGGACATCGGCCCGGGAGGCCGGCCGCGCGGCTCTGGGAGCGCTGAAGATGGTGGCCCCGGTCACCCTGGCGCTGGTCGCCATGCTCAGCATCTCCCGGCTCATGGTGCACGCAGAGATGATCGACGCCCTGGCCGAAGCCGCCGCCAGAACCGGCGCTGCCTGGCCGCTCTTTGCCCCGGTGGTCGGCACGCTGGGCACCTTTGTGACCGGCTCGGCCACGGCCTCCAACATCCTCTTTACCGACTTTCAGCTCGCCACGGCCGAACGCCTCGGCCTGGACCCGCTACGCCTGATCGGCGCTCAGGGCGTGGGCGCCGCCGTGGGAAACACCATCGCTCCCCACAACATCATCGCCGGCTGTGCCACCGTGGGCATCGCCACACACGAGGGCGAGGTGCTGCGCCGTACCCTGGGCGCCTGCGCCCTCTATCTGCTACTGGGGGGCCTGCTCGTCCTGTACCTGAGCGGCTGA
- a CDS encoding 2-hydroxyacid dehydrogenase has product MNITIFSAKHYDRTFFDRTNTNDRHTLRYLEPRLNAETASLAEGADAVCAFVNDQLDEDTLRELAARGVKLILLRSAGFNHVDLAAATRQGLTVARVPAYSPHAVAEHTLALILTLNRQTHRAFNRVREHNFSLEGLIGFDLHQKTVGIIGTGTIGTAFASLLSGFGCRLLAYDPYPNDACKELGVDYVDLPTLLGASHIISLHCPLTPETHHLINAEALEQMRPGVMLINTSRGAIVDTRAVIQGLKNETIGYLGLDVYEEEEALFFEDQSEQIIHDDLFARLLTFPNVLITGHQGFFTREALSNIARITLANATAFESGQGTLHEVTLKRQSPA; this is encoded by the coding sequence ATGAACATCACCATCTTTAGCGCCAAACACTACGACCGAACCTTCTTCGACCGCACCAACACCAACGACCGACACACCCTCCGCTACCTGGAGCCTCGCCTCAACGCCGAAACCGCCTCGCTGGCCGAGGGCGCCGACGCGGTCTGCGCCTTCGTCAACGACCAGCTCGACGAGGACACCCTGCGCGAGCTGGCCGCCCGGGGCGTCAAACTCATCCTCCTGCGCTCCGCGGGCTTCAACCACGTCGACCTGGCCGCAGCCACCCGCCAGGGCCTCACCGTGGCCCGCGTGCCCGCCTACTCCCCCCACGCCGTCGCCGAACACACCCTGGCCCTGATCCTGACCCTCAACCGCCAGACCCACCGCGCGTTCAACCGGGTGCGCGAGCATAACTTTTCGCTGGAAGGCTTGATCGGATTCGACCTGCACCAGAAAACCGTCGGCATCATCGGCACCGGCACCATCGGCACCGCGTTCGCCAGCCTCCTCAGCGGATTCGGCTGCCGACTCCTGGCCTACGATCCCTACCCCAACGACGCCTGCAAAGAGCTGGGCGTCGACTACGTCGACCTCCCCACCCTCCTGGGCGCCTCCCACATCATCAGCCTGCACTGCCCGCTGACCCCCGAGACCCACCACCTGATCAACGCCGAGGCCCTGGAGCAGATGCGCCCGGGCGTAATGCTCATCAACACCAGCCGCGGCGCCATCGTCGACACCCGCGCCGTCATCCAGGGACTCAAAAACGAGACCATCGGCTACCTGGGGCTCGACGTCTACGAAGAGGAAGAAGCCCTCTTCTTCGAAGACCAGTCCGAGCAAATCATCCACGATGACCTCTTCGCTCGCCTCCTCACCTTCCCCAACGTGCTGATCACCGGTCACCAGGGCTTCTTCACCCGCGAAGCTCTCAGCAATATCGCCCGCATCACCCTCGCCAACGCCACCGCCTTTGAGTCCGGTCAAGGCACGCTCCATGAGGTCACCCTCAAGCGCCAGTCCCCGGCCTGA